The Rhododendron vialii isolate Sample 1 chromosome 5a, ASM3025357v1 genome contains a region encoding:
- the LOC131326937 gene encoding protein ANTAGONIST OF LIKE HETEROCHROMATIN PROTEIN 1-like isoform X1 produces MDSRELAAFLSSLTSQLLLTLLLFPSSIPLQIPTNSNPNSHGNTFPLLLHHFLSTSDLAASLSLLPLLSRKRKRQQQTNDPNPQLGQLHRADPVIPRNPDAFKLLFRMSSSTFEWLASLLEPLLECRDPVDSPLDLPAETRLGIGLFRLSTGADYPEVSTRFQVSDSVAKFCVKQFCRVLCTNFRFWVGFPTPSELGRVSSAFESLAGIPNCCGVIGCTRFRIARKTEEVRGSSIAAQIVVDSSSRILSIVAGFGGNNSDWAILKSSSLYKDIESGSLLDSPPIYTNGVSVPQYLVGDRNYPLLPWLITPFPDPVSGRSEENFNAALNLMRLPVIRTIASLKNWGVLNKPIEAEFKTAVAYIGACSILHNVLLMREDYSSLCDEFVDYTVDDQVYRDANFEENSVELKGSVIRSALATRAKVLEFSAGSNRRIACA; encoded by the exons ttccctctcctcctccaccacttcCTCTCCACCTCCGACCTCgccgcctccctctctctcctccccctcctctcCAGAAAACGCAAACGACAACAGCAAACAAACGACCCCAACCCTCAACTCGGTCAACTCCACCGAGCAGACCCGGTCATCCCGCGCAACCCGGACGCGTTCAAGCTTTTGTTCCGGATGAGTTCGTCCACGTTCGAGTGGCTGGCTAGCCTCCTCGAGCCGCTGCTCGAGTGCCGCGACCCGGTTGACTCGCCGCTCGACCTCCCCGCCGAAACCCGGCTCGGGATCGGCCTTTTCCGGCTGTCCACTGGCGCCGATTACCCCGAGGTGTCGACCCGGTTTCAAGTCTCTGACTCGGTCGCGAAGTTCTGCGTCAAGCAGTTCTGCCGTGTCCTGTGCACCAATTTCCGGTTCTGGGTCGGGTTTCCTACCCCGAGTGAGCTCGGTAGGGTGTCGTCCGCGTTTGAGTCGCTCGCCGGAATACCCAATTGCTGCGGAGTCATTGGATGTACTAGATTCAGAATTGCAAGGAAAACGGAGGAAGTTCGAGGATCGAGCATCGCTGCCCAAATCGTGGTCGATTCTTCTTCGAGAATTCTGAGCATTGTTGCAG GTTTTGGCGGCAACAACAGTGATTGGGCAATTCTCAAGTCTTCGTCATTGTACAAAGATATCGAATCAGGAAGTTTATTAGATTCCCCGCCAATATACACCAACGGTGTTTCTGTACCTCAGTATCTAGTTGGGGATAGGAATTACCCTTTACTCCCCTGGTTAATTACTCCGTTTCCTGATCCAGTGTCTGGAAGAAGCGAAGAGAATTTCAATGCTGCGCTCAATTTGATGAGACTTCCAGTGATTAGAACAATTGCCAGTTTGAAGAACTGGGGTGTTTTGAATAAGCCAATTGAAGCAGAGTTCAAGACTGCCGTGGCTTATATTGGTGCTTGTTCAATTCTGCACAATGTTTTGCTTATGAGGGAGGATTACTCGTCTTTGTGCGACGAATTTGTTGATTATACGGTGGATGATCAGGTCTATAGGGATGCTAATTTTGAGGAGAATTCAGTTGAGCTAAAGGGTTCAGTCATTAGAAGTGCATTGGCCACTAGAGCTAAAGTG TTAGAATTTTCAGCGGGCTCGAACCGCAGAATCGCTTGTGCATGA